TGTTCTTGGGGTCCGAGCACGTGCTCTGCCGCGGCGACGAACTCGTCAGCCAAGCGGCCGTGGGACACCACCACGACGCCGATCATGCTTCCAACTCCCGCACCCGCGACCGCCCCAGCGCCGCCAGTCAAAGGCCGGCCACCATATCCTTTCGCGCTTGCGAGAAAAGCCTAACCCGCAGGCATACGTCGCTTTTCTCCAGTGGAGCGACAAATGGCCCGATCAGGACCGCGACGGAGGCCGTGGCTGCGGTTTGGGCTGCGGCGCGAGGGGGAGTTCGACCACCAATCGTGCGCCCACGGTGCCAGCGCCACCGGCGATGTTTTGCGCATAGACCCGTCCGTGGTGGGCGGCGACGATCTGCTTCACGATCGACAACCCCAGGCCCGAATTGCCTCCAAACGCCGTGCCCTTCGGACGCTGCGTGTAAAAGCGCTGGAAAATCGTTTCGAGGTTTTCCTCGGGAATTCCGGGGCCCTCGTCTTCAACCACGGCGCGGGCGAAATCGCCTCCCTTGCCTTCATGCACCACGCGCACAGCCACGCGCACAGCGCCGCCTTCGGGGCTGAAGGAACGCGCGTTGTCGATCAGATTGCGGAACACCTGCCCAATCGGCCCTTCTTGGCCAAACACAACCGCATCCTTCGGCGCCGGGCGCTCGAACAGGACGGTGACATCGGACGTTTCCCCTGGCGCCGGCGCATACGCGCCCACCATATCTTCCAGCAGTTTCGCCAGATCGACCTTTCCAGGATCGCCGCGCGCGGTTTCCGCTTCGATGCGGCTGGCGCGGGCGATATCCGTGATCAGCCGGTCGAGGCGCTTCACATCCTGAGCCACGATTTCGAGCAATTGCGCTTGGCGTTCCGGATCACTGACGGCGCGCGCGGCGTCCACCGCGGAGCGGATGGACGCCAGCGGGTTCTTGATTTCGTGGCTCACATCGGCCGCGAAATTCTCATTGGCGTCGATGCGATCGGCGAGCGCCTCTGTCATTAGTTCGACCGAGCGACCGAGATCGCCGATCTCATCCTTGCGTTTTGACACATCCGGCAGCGAGAGGCGCGTCGCACCGGTGATCCGCAGCCTGTCCGCGGCGCCCGCCAAGCGCTTCAGCGGCCGGCCGATGAACAGTG
This portion of the alpha proteobacterium U9-1i genome encodes:
- a CDS encoding sensor histidine kinase ChvG, which gives rise to MASDIDTTRPEERPQGEFRAFLRSRITRIIFMSNLLGLAVLLLGVLLLTELRAGLTEAQVRNLRTQGELIANLLIETGTVQGDPWPGLNEPAVREVLRRVLPPVAEGERFGSSGTRVRVFAPDGTPVADTDVIYDRLDETPLPQVGENENFTDRIERAAARVEYIRLTPWRPSITLQEERQRALLGEITKGQRLNELGERVVTVSIPIRRVQSVLGVLTLESADVERILVAERAAMIPFTLGAALVTLLSSALLALFIGRPLKRLAGAADRLRITGATRLSLPDVSKRKDEIGDLGRSVELMTEALADRIDANENFAADVSHEIKNPLASIRSAVDAARAVSDPERQAQLLEIVAQDVKRLDRLITDIARASRIEAETARGDPGKVDLAKLLEDMVGAYAPAPGETSDVTVLFERPAPKDAVVFGQEGPIGQVFRNLIDNARSFSPEGGAVRVAVRVVHEGKGGDFARAVVEDEGPGIPEENLETIFQRFYTQRPKGTAFGGNSGLGLSIVKQIVAAHHGRVYAQNIAGGAGTVGARLVVELPLAPQPKPQPRPPSRS